A genome region from Etheostoma cragini isolate CJK2018 chromosome 4, CSU_Ecrag_1.0, whole genome shotgun sequence includes the following:
- the LOC117943690 gene encoding NACHT, LRR and PYD domains-containing protein 12-like isoform X1: MPFETVTKMKTNQDIPLMFHDVFNSDAPPRIRVVMTKGISGVGKSFAVQKFTLDWADGLENQNVGLMIPLPFRELNLIKDEQYSLVTLIQLFHPTLEEIEPDKLDDCQVMFIFDGLDESNILLDFKNNEVVSDLLQTSSLNVLLTNLIQGNLLPTALVWITSRPETAGQIPPACIDRVTEVRGFIESKKDEYFRRKVDDEEMASRIISHVGASRKLSVMCLIPLFSWITATVMEDMFTKDQKEEPPTTMTHLYSHFILVQTKQRKRKNDEEQETSPHKLTEADWEVILKMGRLAFEMLEKRDTMFYQEELDRCGLDLTEASVYSKVYTAFLNKEYVVFDKIAYYFIHLSIQEFLAAIYVFHCYTNRNMAVLEDFLGIYWDNDNSDGIHPDYPSLNDFLIRAMKKCLERENGHMDMFARFLHGLCLESNQRFFEGLLGHTETSPETVQKAINNLKEMKSDGMLSNKNINIFQCLMEINDPSLNQEILEFLKSKSRSQKKLTEIHCSALGYMLQLSDEVLDELDLHQYTTTLWGRERLIPAVTNCRKAVLSGCEITDTSCEVVASALKSNPSHLRELDLTDNNLKQSGITLLSAGLESPNCKLETLRMMGCGLSEVSCASLASALKANPSSLRELELSNNKLQDSGLKLLCGFLESIHCRLETLRLRRCHLSNISCGSLASALKSNGSHLRELDLENNRLQDSGVKLLCDFLKNQHCRLDTLRLWHCGLSEISCASLASALRSNPSSLRDLELSLNKLQDSGLKLLSALVESPRCRLEALRINGKMIRQMASSDEKHKKNDSGVKLHVKTILPEDHRKPPLSFSPEHTTECSYRFRCPGPGVFRCSLTGLVFVMAQEAELLYSTVQWDQGLLKPAGKKAAGPLFKIKCSEDAAILHLRLPHCETKDALLVDGMLSVAHVTDDGMSILEPLEITVTHAVVKVPHLAAFGLVWDFVKRFLNMTQPIEGQVLLFLRPLYEVHQVLDVLLLPDNVLLDEVEKKRGAAHVTAFSKCYLGFGQSYSLHCEPDSFTIQPDSAPFHSKYGPNLHPTFEVFLTTKTEKVTLMVQDQERKVIWKRQVLLKGPRGVIPKRNVPSLDSVQAEDAIPAKDNISADKKLHTSQIQFLDSVSC, from the exons ATGCCGTTTGAGACAGTAACCAAGATGAAGACCAACCAAGACATTCCATTAATGTTTCACGACGTATTTAATAGTGACGCACCGCCACGCATCAGAGTCGTCATGACGAAAGGCATCTCTGGCGTTGGAAAGTCCTTTGCAGTGCAGAAGTTTACTCTGGATTGGGCAGATGGCttggaaaaccaaaatgttggtCTGATGATTCCTCTTCCATTCAGGGAGCTGAACTTGATCAAAGATGAGCAGTATAGTCTTGTCACGCTGATCCAGCTTTTTCATCCCACGTTAGAAGAGATTGAACCAGACAAGCTTGACGACTGTCAAGTTATGTTCATCTTTGACGGCCTGGACGAAAGCAACATCTTACTGGATTTTAAGAACAATGAGGTAGTTTCAGATCTTTTACAGACGTCATCACTTAACGTGCTGTTGACAAACCTAATCCAGGGGAATCTGCTTCCCACAGCTCTTGTCTGGATAACTTCCCGACCAGAAACTGCGGGTCAGATCCCTCCTGCGTGTATTGACAGGGTAACAGAAGTACGAGGCTTCATTGAGAGCAAGAAGGATGAGTACTTCAGGAGGAAAGTCGACGATGAAGAGATGGCCAGTAGAATTATCTCACATGTCGGGGCATCTAGGAAACTCAGCGTCATGTGTCTGATCCCACTCTTCAGctggatcactgctacagttATGGAGGACATGTTCACTAAAGACCAAAAAGAAGAGCCGCCCACGACCATGACTCACTTGTACTCACATTTCATTCTGGTtcagacaaagcagagaaaacgGAAGAATGATGAAGAACAGGAGACAAGCCCACATAAGCTGACGGAGGCGGACTGGGAAGTTATTTTGAAGATGGGGAGGCTGGCATTTGAAATGCTGGAGAAAAGAGACACCATGTTCTACCAAGAAGAACTGGACCGGTGTGGTCTGGATTTGACAGAAGCCTCTGTGTACTCAAAAGTTTATACAGCGTTTCTCAACAAAGAGTATGTGGTGTTCGACAAAATTGCCTACTACTTCATTCATTTGAGCATTCAGGAGTTTCTGGCAGCAATCTACGTGTTCCACTGTTATACCAATAGGAACATGGCGGTACTGGAGGACTTCCTGGGAATATACTGGGACAATGACAACAGTGATGGCATTCATCCTGATTACCCATCCCTGAATGACTTCCTTATAAGAGCAATGAAGAAATGCCTTGAACGTGAAAATGGCCACATGGACATGTTTGCCCGCTTTCTGCATGGCCTCTGTCTGGAGTCCAACCAGAGATTCTTTGAAGGCCTGCTGGGTCATACAGAAACCAGTCCAGAAACCGTCCAGAAAGCCATCAACAACCTAAAGGAGATGAAAAGTGATGGAATGCtttctaacaaaaacattaacatcttCCAATGTCTGATGGAGATAAACGACCCCTCGTTAAATCAAGAGATCCTAGAGTTCCTGAAGTCAAAGAGCAGATCCCAGAAGAAACTCACTGAGATCCACTGCTCAGCTCTGGGCTACATGCTGCAGCTGTCGGATGAGGTTCTGGATGAGTTGGACCTGCACCAGTACACCACAACACTTTGGGGACGAGAGAGACTGATTCCAGCTGTGACAAACTGCAGAAAGGCTGT ACTTTCTGGCTGTGAAATCACGGATACTTCCTGTGAAGTTGTGGCCTCTgctctgaagtccaacccctcccatctgagggAGCTGGACCTGACTGACAACAACCTGAAGCAATCAGGAATAACTCTTCTGTCTGCTGGACTGGAGAGTCCCAACTGTAAACTCGAGACGCTAAG AATGATGGGCTGCGGTTTGTCAGAGGTCAGCTGTGCTTCTCTGGCCTCAGCTCTGAAGGCCAACCCCTCCAGTTTGAGAGAGCTGGAGCTGAGTAACAACAAGCTGCAGGATTCTGGATTGAAGCTGCTCTGTGGCTTTCTGGAGAGTATACactgtagactggagactctgag ATTGAGGAGGTGCCATTTGTCAAACATCAGCTGTGGTTCTCTGGCCTCGGCTCTGAAGTCCAATGGctcccatctgagagagctggacctggagAACAACAGGCTGCAGGACTCAGGAGTGAAGCTGCTGTGTGATTTTCTGAAGAATCAACATTGTAGGCTGGACACTCTGAG ATTGTGGCACTGCGGTTTGTCAGAGATCAGCTGTGCTTCCTTGGCCTCAGCTCTGAGGTCCAACCCCTCCAGTCTGAGAGACCTGGAGCTGAGTCTCAACAAGCTGCAGGATTCTGGGCTGAAGCTGCTGTCTGCTCTTGTGGAGAGTCCACGCTGCAGACTGGAGGCTCTGAG GATCAATGGCAAGATGATTAGACAAATGGCAAGTTCGgatgagaaacacaaaaaaa ATGACTCGGGTGTTAAACTGCATGTGAAAACAATACTCCCTGAGGATCACAGAAAG CCTCCATTATCCTTctcacctgaacacacaacTGAATGTTCATACAG GTTTAGGTGTCCTGGTCCAGGTGTGTTCCGGTGTAGTTTGACTGGACTGGTGTTTGTTATGGCTCAAGAGGCGGAGCTGCTGTACAGTACTGTCCAATGGGATCAGGGCCTCCTCAAACCAGCTGGCAAGAAGGCCGCGGGGCCACTGTTCAAGATCAAGTGTTCTGAGGATGCTGCTATCCTTCATCTCCGCCTGCCACACTGTGAAACAAAGGATG CGCTGCTCGTTGATGGCATGTTGTCGGTCGCCCACGTCACTGATGACGGAATGAGCATCTTGGAGCCGCTGGAGATTACGGTTACTCATGCTGTCGTAAAGGTCCCCCACCTCGCTGCCTTTGGCCTGGTTTGGGATTTCGTTAAAAGATTTCTGAACATGACCCAGCCAATAGAGGGCCAAGTTCTGCTGTTCCTCCGACCCCTGTACGAAGTACATCAAGTACTCGACGTGTTGCTGCTTCCCGACAACGTCCTTCTAGATGAG GTTGAAAAGAAACGAGGTGCGGCGCACGTCACAGCCTTTTCCAAATGTTACCTCGGCTTTGGTCAAAGTTACAGTCTCCACTGTGAACCTGACAGCTTCACAATACagcccgat TCTGCACCCTTTCACTCGAAGTATGGACCAAATTTGCATCCGACGTTTGAAGTTTTCCTGACTACGAAGACGGAGAAAGTGACTTTGATGGTTCAGGATCAGGAGAGGAAAGTAATCTGGAAACGTCAGGTCTTACTCAAAG GTCCAAGAGGGGTAATTCCAAAGAGAAATGTCCCATCATTAGACAGCGTCCAAGCAGAGGACGCCATACCAGCAAAGGACAACATCTCGGCTGACAAGAAGCTGCACACCAGTCAAATACAGTTTCTTGACAGTGTGTCCTGTTGA
- the LOC117943690 gene encoding NLR family CARD domain-containing protein 3-like isoform X4 encodes MTKGISGVGKSFAVQKFTLDWADGLENQNVGLMIPLPFRELNLIKDEQYSLVTLIQLFHPTLEEIEPDKLDDCQVMFIFDGLDESNILLDFKNNEVVSDLLQTSSLNVLLTNLIQGNLLPTALVWITSRPETAGQIPPACIDRVTEVRGFIESKKDEYFRRKVDDEEMASRIISHVGASRKLSVMCLIPLFSWITATVMEDMFTKDQKEEPPTTMTHLYSHFILVQTKQRKRKNDEEQETSPHKLTEADWEVILKMGRLAFEMLEKRDTMFYQEELDRCGLDLTEASVYSKVYTAFLNKEYVVFDKIAYYFIHLSIQEFLAAIYVFHCYTNRNMAVLEDFLGIYWDNDNSDGIHPDYPSLNDFLIRAMKKCLERENGHMDMFARFLHGLCLESNQRFFEGLLGHTETSPETVQKAINNLKEMKSDGMLSNKNINIFQCLMEINDPSLNQEILEFLKSKSRSQKKLTEIHCSALGYMLQLSDEVLDELDLHQYTTTLWGRERLIPAVTNCRKAVLSGCEITDTSCEVVASALKSNPSHLRELDLTDNNLKQSGITLLSAGLESPNCKLETLRMMGCGLSEVSCASLASALKANPSSLRELELSNNKLQDSGLKLLCGFLESIHCRLETLRINGKMIRQMASSDEKHKKNDSGVKLHVKTILPEDHRKPPLSFSPEHTTECSYRFRCPGPGVFRCSLTGLVFVMAQEAELLYSTVQWDQGLLKPAGKKAAGPLFKIKCSEDAAILHLRLPHCETKDALLVDGMLSVAHVTDDGMSILEPLEITVTHAVVKVPHLAAFGLVWDFVKRFLNMTQPIEGQVLLFLRPLYEVHQVLDVLLLPDNVLLDEVEKKRGAAHVTAFSKCYLGFGQSYSLHCEPDSFTIQPDSAPFHSKYGPNLHPTFEVFLTTKTEKVTLMVQDQERKVIWKRQVLLKGPRGVIPKRNVPSLDSVQAEDAIPAKDNISADKKLHTSQIQFLDSVSC; translated from the exons ATGACGAAAGGCATCTCTGGCGTTGGAAAGTCCTTTGCAGTGCAGAAGTTTACTCTGGATTGGGCAGATGGCttggaaaaccaaaatgttggtCTGATGATTCCTCTTCCATTCAGGGAGCTGAACTTGATCAAAGATGAGCAGTATAGTCTTGTCACGCTGATCCAGCTTTTTCATCCCACGTTAGAAGAGATTGAACCAGACAAGCTTGACGACTGTCAAGTTATGTTCATCTTTGACGGCCTGGACGAAAGCAACATCTTACTGGATTTTAAGAACAATGAGGTAGTTTCAGATCTTTTACAGACGTCATCACTTAACGTGCTGTTGACAAACCTAATCCAGGGGAATCTGCTTCCCACAGCTCTTGTCTGGATAACTTCCCGACCAGAAACTGCGGGTCAGATCCCTCCTGCGTGTATTGACAGGGTAACAGAAGTACGAGGCTTCATTGAGAGCAAGAAGGATGAGTACTTCAGGAGGAAAGTCGACGATGAAGAGATGGCCAGTAGAATTATCTCACATGTCGGGGCATCTAGGAAACTCAGCGTCATGTGTCTGATCCCACTCTTCAGctggatcactgctacagttATGGAGGACATGTTCACTAAAGACCAAAAAGAAGAGCCGCCCACGACCATGACTCACTTGTACTCACATTTCATTCTGGTtcagacaaagcagagaaaacgGAAGAATGATGAAGAACAGGAGACAAGCCCACATAAGCTGACGGAGGCGGACTGGGAAGTTATTTTGAAGATGGGGAGGCTGGCATTTGAAATGCTGGAGAAAAGAGACACCATGTTCTACCAAGAAGAACTGGACCGGTGTGGTCTGGATTTGACAGAAGCCTCTGTGTACTCAAAAGTTTATACAGCGTTTCTCAACAAAGAGTATGTGGTGTTCGACAAAATTGCCTACTACTTCATTCATTTGAGCATTCAGGAGTTTCTGGCAGCAATCTACGTGTTCCACTGTTATACCAATAGGAACATGGCGGTACTGGAGGACTTCCTGGGAATATACTGGGACAATGACAACAGTGATGGCATTCATCCTGATTACCCATCCCTGAATGACTTCCTTATAAGAGCAATGAAGAAATGCCTTGAACGTGAAAATGGCCACATGGACATGTTTGCCCGCTTTCTGCATGGCCTCTGTCTGGAGTCCAACCAGAGATTCTTTGAAGGCCTGCTGGGTCATACAGAAACCAGTCCAGAAACCGTCCAGAAAGCCATCAACAACCTAAAGGAGATGAAAAGTGATGGAATGCtttctaacaaaaacattaacatcttCCAATGTCTGATGGAGATAAACGACCCCTCGTTAAATCAAGAGATCCTAGAGTTCCTGAAGTCAAAGAGCAGATCCCAGAAGAAACTCACTGAGATCCACTGCTCAGCTCTGGGCTACATGCTGCAGCTGTCGGATGAGGTTCTGGATGAGTTGGACCTGCACCAGTACACCACAACACTTTGGGGACGAGAGAGACTGATTCCAGCTGTGACAAACTGCAGAAAGGCTGT ACTTTCTGGCTGTGAAATCACGGATACTTCCTGTGAAGTTGTGGCCTCTgctctgaagtccaacccctcccatctgagggAGCTGGACCTGACTGACAACAACCTGAAGCAATCAGGAATAACTCTTCTGTCTGCTGGACTGGAGAGTCCCAACTGTAAACTCGAGACGCTAAG AATGATGGGCTGCGGTTTGTCAGAGGTCAGCTGTGCTTCTCTGGCCTCAGCTCTGAAGGCCAACCCCTCCAGTTTGAGAGAGCTGGAGCTGAGTAACAACAAGCTGCAGGATTCTGGATTGAAGCTGCTCTGTGGCTTTCTGGAGAGTATACactgtagactggagactctgag GATCAATGGCAAGATGATTAGACAAATGGCAAGTTCGgatgagaaacacaaaaaaa ATGACTCGGGTGTTAAACTGCATGTGAAAACAATACTCCCTGAGGATCACAGAAAG CCTCCATTATCCTTctcacctgaacacacaacTGAATGTTCATACAG GTTTAGGTGTCCTGGTCCAGGTGTGTTCCGGTGTAGTTTGACTGGACTGGTGTTTGTTATGGCTCAAGAGGCGGAGCTGCTGTACAGTACTGTCCAATGGGATCAGGGCCTCCTCAAACCAGCTGGCAAGAAGGCCGCGGGGCCACTGTTCAAGATCAAGTGTTCTGAGGATGCTGCTATCCTTCATCTCCGCCTGCCACACTGTGAAACAAAGGATG CGCTGCTCGTTGATGGCATGTTGTCGGTCGCCCACGTCACTGATGACGGAATGAGCATCTTGGAGCCGCTGGAGATTACGGTTACTCATGCTGTCGTAAAGGTCCCCCACCTCGCTGCCTTTGGCCTGGTTTGGGATTTCGTTAAAAGATTTCTGAACATGACCCAGCCAATAGAGGGCCAAGTTCTGCTGTTCCTCCGACCCCTGTACGAAGTACATCAAGTACTCGACGTGTTGCTGCTTCCCGACAACGTCCTTCTAGATGAG GTTGAAAAGAAACGAGGTGCGGCGCACGTCACAGCCTTTTCCAAATGTTACCTCGGCTTTGGTCAAAGTTACAGTCTCCACTGTGAACCTGACAGCTTCACAATACagcccgat TCTGCACCCTTTCACTCGAAGTATGGACCAAATTTGCATCCGACGTTTGAAGTTTTCCTGACTACGAAGACGGAGAAAGTGACTTTGATGGTTCAGGATCAGGAGAGGAAAGTAATCTGGAAACGTCAGGTCTTACTCAAAG GTCCAAGAGGGGTAATTCCAAAGAGAAATGTCCCATCATTAGACAGCGTCCAAGCAGAGGACGCCATACCAGCAAAGGACAACATCTCGGCTGACAAGAAGCTGCACACCAGTCAAATACAGTTTCTTGACAGTGTGTCCTGTTGA
- the LOC117943690 gene encoding NLR family CARD domain-containing protein 3-like isoform X2, protein MTKGISGVGKSFAVQKFTLDWADGLENQNVGLMIPLPFRELNLIKDEQYSLVTLIQLFHPTLEEIEPDKLDDCQVMFIFDGLDESNILLDFKNNEVVSDLLQTSSLNVLLTNLIQGNLLPTALVWITSRPETAGQIPPACIDRVTEVRGFIESKKDEYFRRKVDDEEMASRIISHVGASRKLSVMCLIPLFSWITATVMEDMFTKDQKEEPPTTMTHLYSHFILVQTKQRKRKNDEEQETSPHKLTEADWEVILKMGRLAFEMLEKRDTMFYQEELDRCGLDLTEASVYSKVYTAFLNKEYVVFDKIAYYFIHLSIQEFLAAIYVFHCYTNRNMAVLEDFLGIYWDNDNSDGIHPDYPSLNDFLIRAMKKCLERENGHMDMFARFLHGLCLESNQRFFEGLLGHTETSPETVQKAINNLKEMKSDGMLSNKNINIFQCLMEINDPSLNQEILEFLKSKSRSQKKLTEIHCSALGYMLQLSDEVLDELDLHQYTTTLWGRERLIPAVTNCRKAVLSGCEITDTSCEVVASALKSNPSHLRELDLTDNNLKQSGITLLSAGLESPNCKLETLRMMGCGLSEVSCASLASALKANPSSLRELELSNNKLQDSGLKLLCGFLESIHCRLETLRLWHCGLSEISCASLASALRSNPSSLRDLELSLNKLQDSGLKLLSALVESPRCRLEALRINGKMIRQMASSDEKHKKNDSGVKLHVKTILPEDHRKPPLSFSPEHTTECSYRFRCPGPGVFRCSLTGLVFVMAQEAELLYSTVQWDQGLLKPAGKKAAGPLFKIKCSEDAAILHLRLPHCETKDALLVDGMLSVAHVTDDGMSILEPLEITVTHAVVKVPHLAAFGLVWDFVKRFLNMTQPIEGQVLLFLRPLYEVHQVLDVLLLPDNVLLDEVEKKRGAAHVTAFSKCYLGFGQSYSLHCEPDSFTIQPDSAPFHSKYGPNLHPTFEVFLTTKTEKVTLMVQDQERKVIWKRQVLLKGPRGVIPKRNVPSLDSVQAEDAIPAKDNISADKKLHTSQIQFLDSVSC, encoded by the exons ATGACGAAAGGCATCTCTGGCGTTGGAAAGTCCTTTGCAGTGCAGAAGTTTACTCTGGATTGGGCAGATGGCttggaaaaccaaaatgttggtCTGATGATTCCTCTTCCATTCAGGGAGCTGAACTTGATCAAAGATGAGCAGTATAGTCTTGTCACGCTGATCCAGCTTTTTCATCCCACGTTAGAAGAGATTGAACCAGACAAGCTTGACGACTGTCAAGTTATGTTCATCTTTGACGGCCTGGACGAAAGCAACATCTTACTGGATTTTAAGAACAATGAGGTAGTTTCAGATCTTTTACAGACGTCATCACTTAACGTGCTGTTGACAAACCTAATCCAGGGGAATCTGCTTCCCACAGCTCTTGTCTGGATAACTTCCCGACCAGAAACTGCGGGTCAGATCCCTCCTGCGTGTATTGACAGGGTAACAGAAGTACGAGGCTTCATTGAGAGCAAGAAGGATGAGTACTTCAGGAGGAAAGTCGACGATGAAGAGATGGCCAGTAGAATTATCTCACATGTCGGGGCATCTAGGAAACTCAGCGTCATGTGTCTGATCCCACTCTTCAGctggatcactgctacagttATGGAGGACATGTTCACTAAAGACCAAAAAGAAGAGCCGCCCACGACCATGACTCACTTGTACTCACATTTCATTCTGGTtcagacaaagcagagaaaacgGAAGAATGATGAAGAACAGGAGACAAGCCCACATAAGCTGACGGAGGCGGACTGGGAAGTTATTTTGAAGATGGGGAGGCTGGCATTTGAAATGCTGGAGAAAAGAGACACCATGTTCTACCAAGAAGAACTGGACCGGTGTGGTCTGGATTTGACAGAAGCCTCTGTGTACTCAAAAGTTTATACAGCGTTTCTCAACAAAGAGTATGTGGTGTTCGACAAAATTGCCTACTACTTCATTCATTTGAGCATTCAGGAGTTTCTGGCAGCAATCTACGTGTTCCACTGTTATACCAATAGGAACATGGCGGTACTGGAGGACTTCCTGGGAATATACTGGGACAATGACAACAGTGATGGCATTCATCCTGATTACCCATCCCTGAATGACTTCCTTATAAGAGCAATGAAGAAATGCCTTGAACGTGAAAATGGCCACATGGACATGTTTGCCCGCTTTCTGCATGGCCTCTGTCTGGAGTCCAACCAGAGATTCTTTGAAGGCCTGCTGGGTCATACAGAAACCAGTCCAGAAACCGTCCAGAAAGCCATCAACAACCTAAAGGAGATGAAAAGTGATGGAATGCtttctaacaaaaacattaacatcttCCAATGTCTGATGGAGATAAACGACCCCTCGTTAAATCAAGAGATCCTAGAGTTCCTGAAGTCAAAGAGCAGATCCCAGAAGAAACTCACTGAGATCCACTGCTCAGCTCTGGGCTACATGCTGCAGCTGTCGGATGAGGTTCTGGATGAGTTGGACCTGCACCAGTACACCACAACACTTTGGGGACGAGAGAGACTGATTCCAGCTGTGACAAACTGCAGAAAGGCTGT ACTTTCTGGCTGTGAAATCACGGATACTTCCTGTGAAGTTGTGGCCTCTgctctgaagtccaacccctcccatctgagggAGCTGGACCTGACTGACAACAACCTGAAGCAATCAGGAATAACTCTTCTGTCTGCTGGACTGGAGAGTCCCAACTGTAAACTCGAGACGCTAAG AATGATGGGCTGCGGTTTGTCAGAGGTCAGCTGTGCTTCTCTGGCCTCAGCTCTGAAGGCCAACCCCTCCAGTTTGAGAGAGCTGGAGCTGAGTAACAACAAGCTGCAGGATTCTGGATTGAAGCTGCTCTGTGGCTTTCTGGAGAGTATACactgtagactggagactctgag ATTGTGGCACTGCGGTTTGTCAGAGATCAGCTGTGCTTCCTTGGCCTCAGCTCTGAGGTCCAACCCCTCCAGTCTGAGAGACCTGGAGCTGAGTCTCAACAAGCTGCAGGATTCTGGGCTGAAGCTGCTGTCTGCTCTTGTGGAGAGTCCACGCTGCAGACTGGAGGCTCTGAG GATCAATGGCAAGATGATTAGACAAATGGCAAGTTCGgatgagaaacacaaaaaaa ATGACTCGGGTGTTAAACTGCATGTGAAAACAATACTCCCTGAGGATCACAGAAAG CCTCCATTATCCTTctcacctgaacacacaacTGAATGTTCATACAG GTTTAGGTGTCCTGGTCCAGGTGTGTTCCGGTGTAGTTTGACTGGACTGGTGTTTGTTATGGCTCAAGAGGCGGAGCTGCTGTACAGTACTGTCCAATGGGATCAGGGCCTCCTCAAACCAGCTGGCAAGAAGGCCGCGGGGCCACTGTTCAAGATCAAGTGTTCTGAGGATGCTGCTATCCTTCATCTCCGCCTGCCACACTGTGAAACAAAGGATG CGCTGCTCGTTGATGGCATGTTGTCGGTCGCCCACGTCACTGATGACGGAATGAGCATCTTGGAGCCGCTGGAGATTACGGTTACTCATGCTGTCGTAAAGGTCCCCCACCTCGCTGCCTTTGGCCTGGTTTGGGATTTCGTTAAAAGATTTCTGAACATGACCCAGCCAATAGAGGGCCAAGTTCTGCTGTTCCTCCGACCCCTGTACGAAGTACATCAAGTACTCGACGTGTTGCTGCTTCCCGACAACGTCCTTCTAGATGAG GTTGAAAAGAAACGAGGTGCGGCGCACGTCACAGCCTTTTCCAAATGTTACCTCGGCTTTGGTCAAAGTTACAGTCTCCACTGTGAACCTGACAGCTTCACAATACagcccgat TCTGCACCCTTTCACTCGAAGTATGGACCAAATTTGCATCCGACGTTTGAAGTTTTCCTGACTACGAAGACGGAGAAAGTGACTTTGATGGTTCAGGATCAGGAGAGGAAAGTAATCTGGAAACGTCAGGTCTTACTCAAAG GTCCAAGAGGGGTAATTCCAAAGAGAAATGTCCCATCATTAGACAGCGTCCAAGCAGAGGACGCCATACCAGCAAAGGACAACATCTCGGCTGACAAGAAGCTGCACACCAGTCAAATACAGTTTCTTGACAGTGTGTCCTGTTGA